GCGGAGCGGGCGAACTCTCCACCAACGACCGCGCCGTGCACCTAGCCGAAGAGCACGCGGGCATCTACGCCACTGTCGGAATGCACCCCCACGACGCCAAGGACGTGAGCGCCGAGGACATGGACCGGTTGCGCGGCCTCGCCGGCCACCCCAAGGTCATCGCTATCGGGGAGACCGGCCTCGACTTCCACTACGACCACTCGCCCCGCGACATCCAAAGGGAAATGTTCGAGCGTTTCGTCGCGCTGGCCGTGGAGACGCGGTTGCCCATCGTCGTACACAACCGGGAGTCGGACCGCGAGGTGGCGGAAACGCTCCGAGAACGGGGCGGCGGCCGGCTGGAAGGAGTGATCCACTGCTTCACCAGCGACGCCGCAGCCGCGCGGACGTTCCTCGACCTCGGCTTCTACCTCTCGTTCTCGGGCATCGTCACCTTCAAGAACGCCGAGGCGCTGCGGGACATCGCCCGCTGGGTACCCCTGGACCGCCTGCTCATCGAGACCGACGCGCCGTTCCTGGCCCCCGTTCCCAAGCGCGGGCGGCGCAACGAGCCCGCCTACGTCCGGTTCGTGGCCGAGACCCTGGCCCGGGCCCGGGGAGTCGACGTCGACGAGATCGCCGGCGCCTCCAGCCGCAATGCCCGCACGCTGTTCGGGCTGCCGTCCGAGAACGGGCAGGAATCATGATTGACGGGACCACGAAGCTGCTGGGAGTTCTGGGCTGGCCGGTGGAGCATTCCATGTCGCCCGTGATGCACAACGCCGCCATCCAGGCGGCGGGCTTGAACGCCTGCTACGTTCCCTTGCCGTGTCCGCCCGAGGCCTTGGGGGATGTCATCTCCGGCCTGCGCGGCATGGGATTTCTCGGCGCCAACCTCACCATCCCGCACAAGCAGGCCGTCATCGAGCATCTCGACGGGCTGAGCGAGGAATCCCGCTTCACCGGAAGCGTCAACACCCTCTACTGGGAAGGGGACAGGCTCATGGGGACCAGCACCGACGCCGCGGGCGCCGTGCTGAACCTCCGCCAAGCCGGCATCGAGCTAGACGGCAAGAGGGTCACAATCCTGGGAACAGGTGGCGCCGCCCGGGCGCTGGCTTTCGTGCTGGCACGGGGCAGTTGCGCGGGCGTGGGTGGCGGCGGAGAGACCTTCACGCTACCGGAGCTCACCATACTGGGCCGGGACCGCAAAAAAGCCGAGCGGCTGACGCGGGACGTCGCGATGGGGAGCGCCGCCGGCACGGCGGTCCACGCGGGCTTGCTGTCGGAGTTCGCCTCGCTCGGAAGAGGTGCCGACATAGTCATCAACTGCACCTCCGTCGGAATGACGCCGGACGTGGATGGATGCCCTGTCGACCCAGCGCTCCTCGAGCCGCGCCACACCGTCCACGACATCGTCTACCAGCCACGCGAGACCATGCTGCTAAGGGAGGCCAAGACCAAGGGGTGCCCGACAGTGGAAGGCATCGGCATGCTGGTGCACCAAGGGGCGGCCTCCTTCCGCACTTGGTTCGGGCGCGACCCGGACACCGATGTCATGTTCGCAGCCATCCAAACCCCTGACCAAGCGTGATCAATCCTGTTGGGCGGAAACCGGAGCAGCGGCGGCGACGGGACCATGGCCGATCGGTGGGCATTGCATGAGGAGACGGCAGGGGGGCGAAGCGGCGGAATCCCCCACGGTCTTGTTTGAGACGCAACCTAGGGAGACGAAAAAAGGGGGAGGACTCGCGTCCTCCCCCTTTTGGTTTGTCGGTCTCGACCCGCTACCGGGCCGTTGCCGTCTAGTAGTCTTCCGGCATCGCCGGGGCAGCGGGCTGCTTCTTCTCCGGCTTGTCGGTGATCATGGCCTCGGTGGTGATGAGCAGGCCGGCCACGGACGCGGCGTTCTGCAGCGCCGAGCGGACCACCTTGGTGGGATCCAGGATCCCGGCCTTGATGAGGTCCTCGAACTCGCCGGTGGCGGCGTTGTAGCCGTGGGCCCCCTTGCCCTTCTTGATGGCGTCCACCACGACGGAGGCGTCGGCGCCGGCGTTCTGGGCGATCCAGCGGGCGGGCTCTTCGGCCGCGCGCTGAATGATGCGGACGCCGAAGGACTCGCTTTCGTCGACCTCAAGGTCCTTCAGGCCCGCGGCGGCCCGGATCAGGGCGACGCCGCCGCCCGGCACGATGCCTTCCTCGACCGCGGCGCGGGTGGAATGAAGCGCGTCCTCGACGCGGGCCTTCTTCTCCTTCATCTCGATCTCGGTGGCGGCCCCCACCTGGACCACGGCCACGCCGCCGGCCAGCTTGGCGAGCCGCTCCTGCAGCTTCTCGCGGTCGTAGTCCGAGGTGGTCTCCTCGATCTGCGCCCGGATCTGCTTGATGCGGCCCTCGATGTCGGCCTTGCCGCCGGCGCCTTCCACCACCGTGGTGTTTTCCTTGTCGACGATGATCTTCTTGCAGGTGCCGAGATCGTTCAGGGTCACGTTCTCGAGCTTGATGCCGAGCTCCTCGGCGATCATCCGGCCGTTGGTGAGGATCGCGATGTCCTCCAGCATGGCCTTGCGGCGGTCGCCGAAGCCAGGGGCCTTGACCGCGATGCACTTGAAGGTGCCGCGGATCTTGTTGACCACCAGGGTCGCCAGGGCCTCGCCCTCCACGTCCTCGGCGATGATCAGCAGCGGCTTGCCGCTCTTGGCGATGTTCTCCAGCACCGGCAGCAGGTCCTTCATGCTGGAGATCTTCTTCTCGTGGATCAGGATGAAGGGCTCGTCGAGGATCCCTTCCATGCGCTCGGGGTCGGTGACGAAATAGGGGGAGAGGTAGCCGCGGTCGAAGCGCATGCCTTCCACCAGCTCCAGGGTGGTCTCCAGGCCCTTGGCCTCCTCGACCGTGATGACGCCTTCCTTGCCGACCTTGTCCATGGCGTCGGCGAGGATGTCGCCGATGGTCTTGTCGTTGTTGGCGGAGATGGAGCCCACCTGGGCGATCTCGGAGCGGTCGCGCGTGGACTTGGACAGGCCCTGCAGGCCGGACACGACCTTTTCCACCGCCTTGTCGATGCCGCGCTTCACCGCCATGGGGTCATGGCCGGCGGCGACGATCTTGAGGCCCTCGCTGAAGATGGCGCGGGAGAGCACGGTGGCCGTGGTGGTGCCGTCGCCCGCCACGTCCGAGGTCTTGCTGGCGACTTCCTTGACCATCTGCGCGCCCATGTTCTCGAACTTGTCCTCGAGCTCGATCTCCTTGGCGACGGTGACGCCGTCCTTGGTCACGTTGGGGGCGCCCCAGGACTTTTCCAGCACCACGTTGCGGCCCTTGGGGCCCAGGGTGCAGGTGACGGTGTCCGCGAGGATCTTGACCCCTTTCAGGACCTTGGCCCTCGCCTCCTCACTGAATTTTACGTCCTTTGCAGCCATTTTCGCCGTACCTCCTTATTCGACGATCCCGAGGATGTCGTCTTCCCTCATGATGAGGTGCTCGTCGCCGTCCAACTGGATCTCGGTGCCGGAATACTTCCCGAACAGGACCTTGTCGCCTTCCTTGACGTCCAGGGCCACCACCTTGCCGTCCTCGCGCCTGCCGGAGCCCACCGCCACCACCATGCCCTCCTGGGGCTTCTCCTTGGCCGTGTCCGGGATGATGATGCCGCCGGCCGTCGTCTCCTCCTCGTCCAGCCTCTTGACGATGATCCTGTCGTGCAAAGGCTTTACTTTCGCCGCCATAGTTTGAACCTCCCTTGAGAGTGAATGATAGGATTTGAGCGCGAATCTAAGCACGATTTTCCCGCAGTCAAGTGGGTGTGTGGACCCTTTCGCGGGTTTCGTAGTAGATTTTTGCGGTGCTCCGGCGGAGTTGCCGTGCGGCAACGGCCCGGCCGGGCCGAATTCTTTCGTGGAGGTGGCTCAAGTGCTCAAGATTCTGGGAAGAAAGACTTCATCCAACGTGCAGAAGGTCCTGTGGTGCTGCGGCGAGCTGGACATCCCCTTCGAGCGCGAGGACATCGGCGGGCCGTTCGGCAAGAACCGGGAGCGCCCCTACCTGGACCTCAACCCCAACGGCGTGGTCCCCACCATACAGGACGGCGACTTCGTCCTGTGGGAGTCCAACAGCATCGTCCGGTACCTGGTCCACAAGTACAACGGCGGCAGGCTCTTGCCCGACACGCCCGAAGGGCGCGGCAACGCCAACCGCTGGATGGACTGGCAGTTGTCCACCGTGAACGGCTTCATGGTGCCGATCTTCTTCGGGCTCATCCGCACCCCCGAGGCCGAGCGCGACCCCGCCGCCATCGAGAAGGCCGTGGCCGCGGCCGTCTCCATTTGGGAGATCGTCGAGCGCTACCTCGAAGGCCAGGACTATCTCGCCGGCGATTCCTTCAGCATCGGCGACATCCCCGTGGGCATCTGGGCCTACCGCTGGTTCGCCATGGACATACAGCGCCCCTCCATGCCCAACGTCGAGGGGTGGTACGCGCGCCTGTGCGAGCGCCCGGCCTACAAGGAGCACGTCATGATCCCGCTCTCGTGAGCGGGATCGGGTCGTCCATCAGAAACGCCCTGCGGTGGTCGAGCGCCGGCAGCCGGCGCCGGACATCCTCCAGGTAGTCGAGGTCGATCTCGGCCAGAACCATGCCCGGCTCGGTGCCGGCTTGGGCGATGATCTTGCCCCATGGATCGACGATCATGGAATGGCCGTAGGCGTCCATGCTGGCGGGGTGGCGGCCGGTCTGGTCGGGGGCGATGATGTAGACTTGGTTCTCGATGGCGCGGGCGCGCAGCAGCGGTTCCCAGTGCGCCCGGCCGGTGGGGACCGTGAACACCGACGGCACGAAGACGACCTTGGCGCCCGCGGCCGTGAGGCGGCGATAGAGCTCGGGGAAGCGCAGATCGTAGCATACCGAGAGGCCCATGGCGCACATGGGGGTGTCCGCTACCACGACATCCTCGCCGGGGCGGCGAAACTCGGACTCGCGGATGGGCGCTTCGCCTGCGATGTCGACGTCGAACAGGTGGATCTTTCGGTACTTGGCGATGATCCCGGTGTCCGGACCCAGGAGCACGCTGGTGTTGTAGGCGCGCCCGTCCGGGCCGGCGGCCTCGAGTATGGAGCCGGCCAGCAGGTAAAGCCCGCACTCGGCCGCCAGTGCGCTCATCCGTTCCGTCGTCGGACCGGGCACGGGCTCGGCCTGGGCCGCGGTGTCTTTGCCGCGCCCGCGCCAGTTGAACACCTCCGGCAGCACCACGAGTTGCGCGCCTTGGGCGTGTGCCCGGCGAATCCACGTTTCGGCCTCCTGAAGATTGGCCTCCTTGTCGGAGGTGGCCAACATCTGGATCGCTGCCGCGAGAAACTTCATGGATCGGCTCCAGCGACCGTTTGTCCCCCTCCCAGCCCCTGGATTCCCGCTTTCGCGGGAACGACGTTTCGGGGGAGCCATGTCAATGAAAACAAGTTCGTTCAGGGCGCTTGATCAGACGATAGCAGCACGTCGAGGTTTTTCAACCATTCAAGCTCCGCGACGGACGCGGCGGCATGACAAATCGTTTCAAAAGGTGGTAACATTGCCGATATGGCAAGAAAGACCTCGGCAAGAGACAACCTCCAGGAGCGGCTGTTCCAGGAGCTTCGGGGTTTCGCTGAACAGTGTGGAATCGAGGTGCGGTGTGAGAAGCTGTCACGCGACCTGGGCTACCGGGT
This Deltaproteobacteria bacterium DNA region includes the following protein-coding sequences:
- a CDS encoding TatD family hydrolase; translation: MTPASATLIDTHCHIQTEEFDEDRKEVLSRARDAGVETLIVVGGAGELSTNDRAVHLAEEHAGIYATVGMHPHDAKDVSAEDMDRLRGLAGHPKVIAIGETGLDFHYDHSPRDIQREMFERFVALAVETRLPIVVHNRESDREVAETLRERGGGRLEGVIHCFTSDAAAARTFLDLGFYLSFSGIVTFKNAEALRDIARWVPLDRLLIETDAPFLAPVPKRGRRNEPAYVRFVAETLARARGVDVDEIAGASSRNARTLFGLPSENGQES
- the aroE gene encoding shikimate dehydrogenase, translating into MIDGTTKLLGVLGWPVEHSMSPVMHNAAIQAAGLNACYVPLPCPPEALGDVISGLRGMGFLGANLTIPHKQAVIEHLDGLSEESRFTGSVNTLYWEGDRLMGTSTDAAGAVLNLRQAGIELDGKRVTILGTGGAARALAFVLARGSCAGVGGGGETFTLPELTILGRDRKKAERLTRDVAMGSAAGTAVHAGLLSEFASLGRGADIVINCTSVGMTPDVDGCPVDPALLEPRHTVHDIVYQPRETMLLREAKTKGCPTVEGIGMLVHQGAASFRTWFGRDPDTDVMFAAIQTPDQA
- the groL gene encoding chaperonin GroEL (60 kDa chaperone family; promotes refolding of misfolded polypeptides especially under stressful conditions; forms two stacked rings of heptamers to form a barrel-shaped 14mer; ends can be capped by GroES; misfolded proteins enter the barrel where they are refolded when GroES binds) gives rise to the protein MAAKDVKFSEEARAKVLKGVKILADTVTCTLGPKGRNVVLEKSWGAPNVTKDGVTVAKEIELEDKFENMGAQMVKEVASKTSDVAGDGTTTATVLSRAIFSEGLKIVAAGHDPMAVKRGIDKAVEKVVSGLQGLSKSTRDRSEIAQVGSISANNDKTIGDILADAMDKVGKEGVITVEEAKGLETTLELVEGMRFDRGYLSPYFVTDPERMEGILDEPFILIHEKKISSMKDLLPVLENIAKSGKPLLIIAEDVEGEALATLVVNKIRGTFKCIAVKAPGFGDRRKAMLEDIAILTNGRMIAEELGIKLENVTLNDLGTCKKIIVDKENTTVVEGAGGKADIEGRIKQIRAQIEETTSDYDREKLQERLAKLAGGVAVVQVGAATEIEMKEKKARVEDALHSTRAAVEEGIVPGGGVALIRAAAGLKDLEVDESESFGVRIIQRAAEEPARWIAQNAGADASVVVDAIKKGKGAHGYNAATGEFEDLIKAGILDPTKVVRSALQNAASVAGLLITTEAMITDKPEKKQPAAPAMPEDY
- the groES gene encoding co-chaperone GroES, producing MAAKVKPLHDRIIVKRLDEEETTAGGIIIPDTAKEKPQEGMVVAVGSGRREDGKVVALDVKEGDKVLFGKYSGTEIQLDGDEHLIMREDDILGIVE
- a CDS encoding glutathione S-transferase family protein gives rise to the protein MLKILGRKTSSNVQKVLWCCGELDIPFEREDIGGPFGKNRERPYLDLNPNGVVPTIQDGDFVLWESNSIVRYLVHKYNGGRLLPDTPEGRGNANRWMDWQLSTVNGFMVPIFFGLIRTPEAERDPAAIEKAVAAAVSIWEIVERYLEGQDYLAGDSFSIGDIPVGIWAYRWFAMDIQRPSMPNVEGWYARLCERPAYKEHVMIPLS
- a CDS encoding carbon-nitrogen hydrolase family protein, which encodes MKFLAAAIQMLATSDKEANLQEAETWIRRAHAQGAQLVVLPEVFNWRGRGKDTAAQAEPVPGPTTERMSALAAECGLYLLAGSILEAAGPDGRAYNTSVLLGPDTGIIAKYRKIHLFDVDIAGEAPIRESEFRRPGEDVVVADTPMCAMGLSVCYDLRFPELYRRLTAAGAKVVFVPSVFTVPTGRAHWEPLLRARAIENQVYIIAPDQTGRHPASMDAYGHSMIVDPWGKIIAQAGTEPGMVLAEIDLDYLEDVRRRLPALDHRRAFLMDDPIPLTRAGS